A window of Macrotis lagotis isolate mMagLag1 chromosome X, bilby.v1.9.chrom.fasta, whole genome shotgun sequence contains these coding sequences:
- the LOC141498345 gene encoding adenylate kinase isoenzyme 6-like, which yields MGTLGVGKTTLGKELASRTGLTYINVGDLAQEGQLYDGFDEEYECPILDEDRVVDELENKMTEGGIIVDYHGCDFFPERWFHIVFVLQTDNSVLYSRVEKRGYSVMKLQDNIQCEIFQILYEEAMASYKHEIVHKLPSNVPEELESNLDQIMKWIEQWMKDNN from the coding sequence ATGGGTACACTAGGGGTTGGAAAGACCACACTAGGCAAAGAACTTGCATCAAGAACAGGACTGACATACATTAATGTGGGCGATTTAGCACAAGAAGGACAGTTATATGATGGCTTTGATGAAGAATACGAATGTCCTATTTTGGATGAAGACAGAGTAGTTGAtgagttagaaaataaaatgaccgAAGGTGGAATTATTGTTGATTACCATGGCTGTGACTTCTTTCCTGAACGATGGTTTCATATAGTTTTTGTGCTTCAAACAGATAATTCTGTGTTATATTCAAGAGTTGAAAAGAGGGGATACAGTGTAATGAAACTACAGGACAATATACAGTGTgaaattttccaaattctttatgAAGAAGCCATGGCTTCCTACAAGCATGAAATAGTGCACAAGCTGCCAAGCAATGTACCAGAAGAACTAGAGAGTAATTTAGATCAGATAATGAAATGGATTGAACAGTGGATgaaagataataattga